One part of the Arabidopsis thaliana chromosome 4, partial sequence genome encodes these proteins:
- a CDS encoding Tetratricopeptide repeat (TPR)-like superfamily protein (Tetratricopeptide repeat (TPR)-like superfamily protein; FUNCTIONS IN: binding; INVOLVED IN: biological_process unknown; LOCATED IN: cellular_component unknown; CONTAINS InterPro DOMAIN/s: Tetratricopeptide-like helical (InterPro:IPR011990), Tetratricopeptide repeat-containing (InterPro:IPR013026); Has 168 Blast hits to 155 proteins in 63 species: Archae - 8; Bacteria - 15; Metazoa - 66; Fungi - 5; Plants - 51; Viruses - 0; Other Eukaryotes - 23 (source: NCBI BLink).) — MFSIAAINDTESTEKWEPLAPSKEAQEFHLSQTYHDGLLKLQAKDYDKARELLESILKDPIITNSKVETIANDNHLHHLRFLALKNLATVFLELGSSHYENALNCYLQAIDLDAKDSVLWNHLGTLSCSMGLLSISRWAFEQGLLCSPNNWNCMEKLLEVLIAVGDEVSCLSVANLILRHWPSHSRALHVKHCIEDTDSAPFAPKGIDKLEPQHVRLKFLGKRKVSDMNQDMDATSKKLRKRVQFKLPEASWVALLNILIGIVHPSRETVGISADIPITIELSLSTEAVMQGMKKKDHCVDSDSSNVSVKDCNIERESGGSVKEKEPVFSEEHPQERRSTRLERLRNQKPEKEGLEFDNSKDPSSDILQYLEKFVLKRGFDRESAGSFCNEESDPISEHAVVSNFVKENLENYGAYHMGHLLLEYIANKCEHVLSRETALKILELEKLTRHWGRDRKPECSLFLAELYHDFDSKRSDIPDAPSCMVEVTYHLSKIIESVSLDYAIDSTPSSRGKMFSDSSFKSFQGDEAAKEVLDYDTRSFWARYFWLSARLSILEDNKAKALEEYLRCLSLLGREGIGEAPVLIQRPHCRRVRELTINRIIHEINLLKIDFLLENNIPEMMEKEFYSECVNLLAPLLFPDKDILPAYAVKTEEGISSVELSALEVLIKACQKSKPIDVEVYMNCHRRKLQVLLDSTGTGESVVTPKTSSKNSSESWDHLVAEEVKAILLCISQVKNSLDQSGNSDDMVAPRDCVAGIQALLLRVMSNIVRHFFSKRYSDSQNADGIEEEKKSCFLDAAIGFCKLQHLDATISTKYQFDIVKRVCLVELIIRLHDLLAEYGLCCAGKNCAGEEGAFLRFAIKHLLAVDMKVKSSINSPDGLGHDMGLPDKLCRNEVKSFLEEVHVEKNENNKTESKKDGSEEQVGYREKEQSEQQSKQIPEHTEEVAEEEKDELELLINNALDQCFFCLYGLNLRVDGSYEDELAVHKNTSRGDYQTKEQCVDVFQYILPYAKASSRTGLVKLRRVLRAIKKHFSQPPDDLLIGNVIDKFLDDPELCEDKLSYEAGSEGFLETITKCLIPSRTLSEYKISLLHSSDPYLDVYRNLYFLLAQSEEVSASDKWPGFVLTKEGEEFEQQNTNLFKYDLLYNPLRFESWEKLGNIYDEEVDLLLNDGSKHINVVGWRKNSALSQRVETSRRRSRRCLLMSLALANSPDQQSEIHELLALVYYDSLQSVVPFYDQRSVLPSKDATWTRFCENSMKHFNKAFSHRQDWSHAFYMGKLSEKLGHSYEISLSYYKQAMTLNPSAVDPVYRMHASRLKLLNACGKQNLEALKVLASYCFDESIKDTAMTIIGTTTFGSSRTLEEAQDGNLEACYAKSGEGSIQMEGVWHMLYNDSLSALGICVEGDLKHFHKARYMLAQGLYRRGGSSDLQRAKEELSFCFKSSRSSFTINMWEIDGMVKKGRRKTPGLAGNKKALEVNLPESSRKFITCIRKYLLFYLRLLEETEDVNTLERAFNSLRSDKRFSLCVEDLVPVAIGRYVKALVSSMSRVESAGAIINPDSQLEKIFSLFIEQGSIWPDICNFPETRGPETSESSLYRYLHQYIVSLELDNKVETLETINEKIRKRFKNPKLSNSFSAKVGRHASLAWCRALIISLALITPLQPVSSEESQAITPSFGLLENRRVLCVDLQSEFWSSSFEDPLESQMLEAKWRPVLSKIKNVLIFNKVVEGNLEIANSLLKSCYNFFRETASVTLPSDINLYFALPRLAPAGELLPGNEGVEVIDVSIPRKLLLWAYTLFHGHCGSISQVVKYMEENTKPKMKRGASTSSVVPSVQSGGTSEPEPAPKVVQVIIPDSLGGDSCGSTPAAPL, encoded by the exons ATG ttttcgaTTGCAGCGATCAATGATACGGAGTCCACAGAGAAGTGGGAACCTTTAGCTCCTAGCAAAGAAGCTCAG GAGTTTCATCTGTCACAAACATATCATGATGGTCTTCTCAAGCTGCAAGCTAAAGACTATGACAAGGCTCGGGAGCTGCTAGAATCTATCCTTAAAGATCCTATTATAACCAACTCCAAA GTGGAGACTATTGCAAACGAcaatcatctccatcatctcAG ATTTTTGGCTCTGAAGAATCTTGCCACTGTCTTTCTTGAGCTTGGTTCAAGTCACTACGAGAATGCTCTAAACTGTTATCTTCAAGCTATAGACTTAGATGCAAAAGATTCTGTGCTCTGGAACCATCTTGGAACCCTATCATGTTCTATGGGATTACTGAGTATTTCACGATGGGCATTTGAACAGGGACTTCTCTGCAGCCCCAATAACT GGAACTGCATGGAGAAACTTCTAGAAGTTCTCATTGCCGTAGGTGATGAAGTTTCCTGTCTTTCAGTTGCAAATCTGATTTTAAGGCATTGGCCATCACATTCTCGTGCTTTGCATGTTAAACATTGTATTGAAGACACAGATTCAGCTCCTTTTGCTCCCAAGGGTATAGATAAACTTGAACCTCAGCACGTTCGGCTCAAATTTCTTGGCAAAAGAAAGGTGTCTGACATGAATCAGGACATGGATGCTACCTCCAAGAAGTTAAGAAAAAGAGTGCAATTTAAACTTCCTGAAGCTTCATGGGTGGCACTGCTAAATATTCTAATTGGGATAGTGCATCCTTCGCGTGAAACTGTGGGCATATCAGCTGATATACCGATAACCATTGAATTATCCCTTAGTACAGAGGCTGTTATGCAAGGTATGAAAAAGAAGGATCATTGTGTGGATTCAGATTCAAGTAATGTGTCTGTTAAGGATTGCAACATCGAGAGAGAAAGTGGTGGttctgtaaaagaaaaagagccTGTGTTTTCTGAAGAACACCCCCAAGAGAGGCGGAGTACTCGTCTTGAACGGCTTCGGAACCAGAAACCTGAGAAGGAAGGGTTAGAATTTGATAACAGTAAGGATCCTAGCAGTGACATCCTTCAATATCTTGAGAAATTTGTCCTTAAAAGGGGTTTTGACAGAGAGTCTGCTGGTTCTTTCTGCAATGAAGAATCTGATCCAATTTCTGAACACGCCGTCGTTTCTAATTTTGTGAaggaaaatttagaaaattatgGTGCGTATCATATGGGTCACTTGCTTCTAGAATATATTGCTAATAAATGTGAACATGTATTGAGTCGTGAGACTGCCTTGAAAATTTTGGAGTTAGAAAAGCTTACAAGACATTGGGGCCGAGATCGGAAACCTGAATGCAGTCTTTTTCTCGCCGAGCTGTACCATGACTTTGACTCTAAACGATCAGATATCCCTGATGCCCCATCATGCATGGTAGAAGTAACATACCATCTCTCTAAGATAATTGAATCTGTTTCCCTTGATTATGCTATCGACTCTACACCTAGTTCTCGAGGGAAAATGTTTTCTGACTCCTCATTTAAGAGTTTTCAAGGTGATGAGGCTGCTAAGGAGGTGTTAGATTATGATACAAGATCTTTCTGGGCTCGATATTTCTGGCTGAGTGCACGGTTATCAATTTTGGAGGATAATAAAGCTAAAGCACTTGAAGAATATCTCAGGTGTTTGTCATTGTTGGGCAGGGAAGGTATCGGAGAAGCTCCTGTCTTAATTCAGCGACCTCATTGCAGAAGAGTTCGAGAGCTGACCATCAATAGAATCATTCATGAAATTAATCTGCTTAAGATTGATTTCCTGTTGGAAAATAACATACCTGAGATGATGGAGAAAGAATTTTATTCGGAGTGTGTAAATTTACTGGCACCTCTTTTGTTTCCAGATAAAGACATCTTGCCTGCATACGCTGTAAAAACGGAAGAAGGGATCTCCTCTGTTGAGTTATCGGCACTTGAGGTTTTAATAAAAGCATGCCAGAAGAGTAAGCCTATAGATGTAGAGGTTTATATGAACTGTCATAGAAGAAAGTTGCAAGTTCTCTTAGATTCAACTGGTACGGGAGAATCTGTTGTGACACCTAAAACCTCGTCCAAAAATTCAAGTGAGAGTTGGGATCACTTGGTGGCGGAGGAAGTCAAGGCAATTCTTCTCTGTATCTCTCAAGTGAAGAACTCCCTTGACCAGTCAGGAAACTCT GATGACATGGTTGCCCCAAGAGATTGTGTAGCTGGTATACAAGCTCTGCTTTTGAGAGTTATGTCAAATATCGTGAggcattttttttctaagagaTATTCAGATTCTCAAAATGCTGATgggattgaagaagagaagaagtctTGCTTTCTCGATGCAGCTATTGGATTCTGTAAACTTCAGCACCTTGATGCTACTATATCTACTAAATACCAA TTTGACATAGTTAAGCGAGTCTGTTTG gTTGAGTTGATCATAAGACTCCATGATTTGCTTGCTGAATATGGGCTCTGCTGTGCTGGTAAAAATTGTGCGGGGGAGGAAGGAGCTTTTCTTAGATTTGCGATTAAGCATTTATTGGCAGTGGACATGAAAGTCAAATCCAGTATTAACTCCCCAGATGGTCTTGGACATGATATGGGACTGCCTGACAAATTATGCAGAAATGAAGTAAAATCATTTCTCGAAGAGGTGCATGTtgagaaaaacgaaaacaacaaaactgaGTCTAAGAAGGATGGTTCTGAAGAACAAGTTGGTTATAGGGAGAAAGAACAGTCAGAACAACAAAGCAAACAGATTCCAGAACACACAGAAGAAgttgctgaagaagaaaaagatgaacttGAGTTGTTAATCAACAACGCTTTAGATCAATGCTTTTTTTGCCTGTATGGTCTAAATCTGAGAGTCGATGGTTCCTACGAAGATGAGCTTGCTGTGCACAAAAACACTAGCCGCGGAGATTATCAGACCAAGGAACAATGTGTTGATGTCTTCCAGTACATACTACCCTATGCCAAAGCTTCATCT AGAACTGGACTAGTTAAACTCCGGAGAGTCTTGAGAGCAATAAAAAAGCATTTTTCACAACCACCAGATGATCTCCTAATTGGCAATGTGATAGATAAATTCTTAGATGACCCTGAATTATGTGAAGACAAACTCTCATATGAGGCTGGTTCTGAAGGTTTCCTTGAAACTATAACTAAATGTCTAATTCCCAGCAGAACTCTAAGTGAGTACAAGATATCACTGCTTCACAG TTCCGACCCCTATCTGGATGTCTACCGCaacttgtattttttgttagCTCAATCCGAAGAAGTTAGTGCTAGTGATAAATGGCCCGGTTTTGTTCTGACaaaggaaggagaagagtTTGAACAGCAGAATACAAATCTGTTCAAATATGATCTGCTCTATAATCCTCTCCGCTTTGAGAGTTGGGAAAAGCTTGGCAATATATACGACGAG GAAGTAGATTTGTTACTAAATGATGGGAGTAAGCACATAAATGTTGTAGGATGGAGGAAGAATTCCGCTCTTTCGCAAAGAGTTGAgacaagtagaagaagaagcagacgTTGCCTGCTAATGAGTTTGGCATTGGCAAATTCACCAGATCAACAG TCTGAGATACATGAGCTTTTGGCGCTGGTCTACTATGACAGCCTTCAGAGTGTTGTGCCGTTTTATGATCAGCGGTCTGTGCTTCCCTCCAAGGATGCAACATGGACAAGATTTTGTGAGAACTCAATGAAGCATTTCAACAAAGCCTTTTCACATCG ACAAGATTGGTCACATGCATTCTACATGGGAAAACTCAGTGAGAAGCTTGGGCACTCGTATGAAATTTCTTTATCCTATTATAAGCAAGCCATGACATTGAATCCGTCAGCCGTAGATCCTGTGTATAGAATGCATGCTTCTCGTTTGAAGCTGCTAAATGCATGCGggaaacaaaacttagaaGCCTTAAAG GTCCTCGCTTCTTATTGCTTTGATGAATCTATAAAGGATACGGCTATGACAATCATTGGCACAACGACTTTTGGATCCTCTCGTACACTGGAAGAAGCTCAAGATGGAAACTTGGAAGCATGTTATGCTAAATCTGGAGAGGGGTCAATTCAGATGGAAGGGGTATGGCATATGCTCTACAACGACAGCCTCTCTGCACTTGGAATTTGTGTAGAAGGAGATCTTAAACACTTTCATAAGGCGAGATACATGCTTGCTCAAGGTCTGTACAGAAGGGGTGGGAGCAGTGATCTGCAAAGAGCAAAGGAAGaactttccttttgtttcaaatCATCACGGTCAAGTTTTACGATCAATATGTGGGAGATTGATGGCATGGTTAAAAAGGGAAG GCGAAAAACTCCAGGTTTGGCTGGGAACAAGAAGGCTCTTGAAGTTAACCTGCCAGAAAGTTCACGGAAATTCATAACTTGCATTCGCAAATACTTACTGTTCTATTTGAGACTATTGGAGGAAACTGAAGATGTCAACACACTAGAACGAGCCTTTAATTCTCTTCGATCAGATAAGAGG TTCTCTCTATGCGTTGAAGACCTTGTACCAGTTGCAATAGGAAGATACGTAAAAGCACTGGTTTCCTCGATGAGTCGGGTTGAGTCTGCAGGAGCAATAATCAACCCTGATAGCCAGCTAGAGAAAATATTTTCCCTCTTTATAGAACAAGGAAGCATATGGCCAGACATATGCAATTTTCCTGAAACAAGAGGTCCAGAAACCTCAGAGAGCAGCTTATACAG ATATCTACATCAATACATCGTATCTCTTGAGCTAGACAACAAGGTTGAGACCCTGGAAACCATAAATGAAAAGATTCGAAAGCGTTTCAAGAATCCAAAGTTGTCTAATAGTTTTTCGGCAAAAGTTGGCAGACATGCTTCTCTTGCTTGGTGCCGAGCTCTGATTATAAGCTTGGCACTGATAACTCCCTTGCAGCCAGTATCCTCGGAGGAAAGTCAAGCAATAACTCCATCATTTGGTTTACTGGAAAACAGACGGGTGCTTTGTGTTGATCTCCAGTCTGAATTCTGGAGTTCTTCGTTCGAGGATCCCTTAGAATCCCAAATGCTTGAGGCAAAATGGCGCCCTGTTCTGTCCAAGATTAAGAACGTActgatttttaataaagttgTGGAGGGGAATTTGGAGATCGCTAATTCCCTACTTAAAAGCTGTTACAATTTCTTCCGAGAAACTGCTTCGGTGACACTCCCTTCTGATATCAACCTCTATTTCGCACTGCCCCGACTCGCACCAGCTGGAGAACTTCTTCCAGGCAATGAAGGAGTTGAAGTCATTGATGTAAGCATCCCAAGGAAGCTTCTTTTGTGGGCTTACACGTTGTTTCATGGACATTGTGGAAGCATCTCTCAGGTCGTGAAATATATGGAAGAAAATACCAAG CCAAAAATGAAGAGAGGAGCCTCAACTTCATCAGTGGTTCCTTCGGTTCAATCAG GTGGAACCAGTGAACCCGAACCTGCTCCTAAGGTTGTGCAGGTGATTATACCCGATTCACTGGGTGGGGATAGTTGTGGCTCCACACCTGCAGCACCATTATAA